In a genomic window of uncultured Flavobacterium sp.:
- a CDS encoding S41 family peptidase: MKLKYIVKTLLVGLVFTACSKDSDSDTKEATTTKPDEINNFVWKAMNSWYYWQPNVANLSDDKITSTEVYNNLINGKTPDALFYSLLYQRGTVDRFSWIENSNQIVRVSKIAEVEKIGGFNYAIYPKDGSNTNMVALINYIVPNSPAALAGLKRGDVITKINGSQLTSSNYNQLENTQLTITLAASVQFTSSSLVTTDKAGTVTVTTTEINENPVAYYEKKVYGAKNIGYLVFNGFKPDYNDELNLAFAKMQSDGINELVLDLRYNGGGSLQTAVALAQMINGGFTNKPYIYLDFNNKHNSEDGYQNLSDKVNIFNLVDNEPTFQRQESINSLALTKIYVLVSFQTASASELTIQCLKKYINVVTIGEETVGKFVGSNTLYDSPATDYTSYANRSTKHKWQLQPITFSYYNKDKDANPAKIVPDYEINPYITFLNLVEFGNVKDPYLNKALELITGQTMRTTAKTANSSFLLKIDNLAALNPTNTAKGLYIEDIKRLKNQ; the protein is encoded by the coding sequence ATGAAATTAAAATACATTGTTAAAACATTACTTGTAGGATTGGTTTTTACAGCTTGCAGCAAAGATTCTGATTCTGACACTAAAGAAGCCACAACTACCAAGCCAGACGAGATTAACAACTTTGTTTGGAAAGCTATGAATTCTTGGTACTACTGGCAGCCCAATGTAGCCAATTTGTCCGACGACAAAATCACTTCTACCGAAGTATATAACAATTTAATCAACGGAAAAACTCCCGATGCGCTTTTTTATTCACTCCTATATCAAAGAGGAACTGTCGATAGATTTTCCTGGATTGAAAACAGTAATCAGATTGTGCGTGTTTCAAAAATTGCAGAAGTCGAAAAAATAGGTGGTTTTAATTACGCAATCTACCCAAAAGACGGATCAAATACAAATATGGTAGCCTTAATTAACTACATTGTACCTAATTCACCAGCAGCTTTGGCAGGATTGAAAAGAGGCGATGTTATTACAAAAATAAATGGAAGCCAGCTTACTTCAAGTAATTATAATCAACTGGAAAATACACAATTGACAATTACTTTGGCAGCAAGCGTGCAATTTACAAGCAGTAGTTTAGTTACTACTGACAAAGCAGGAACTGTTACTGTAACAACAACAGAAATTAATGAAAACCCAGTTGCTTATTACGAAAAGAAAGTATATGGGGCAAAGAATATTGGTTATCTGGTTTTTAATGGTTTCAAACCCGATTATAATGATGAACTCAATTTGGCTTTCGCTAAAATGCAATCGGATGGAATTAATGAATTGGTTTTAGATTTAAGATACAATGGAGGCGGTTCATTACAAACGGCAGTTGCTCTGGCTCAGATGATTAATGGCGGTTTTACTAATAAACCATATATTTATTTAGACTTCAATAATAAACACAATAGTGAAGACGGCTATCAAAATCTTTCCGACAAAGTAAACATTTTTAACTTGGTTGATAACGAACCAACTTTTCAGAGGCAAGAAAGTATAAACAGCCTTGCTTTGACAAAAATATATGTGCTGGTAAGTTTTCAAACTGCTTCTGCCAGCGAGCTCACGATACAATGTCTGAAAAAATACATTAACGTAGTTACAATAGGAGAAGAAACTGTTGGCAAATTTGTTGGCTCAAACACATTATACGATTCTCCTGCTACTGATTATACGTCCTATGCCAATCGAAGCACTAAGCACAAATGGCAATTGCAACCTATTACTTTTTCATATTACAATAAAGACAAAGACGCAAATCCAGCGAAAATTGTACCTGATTACGAAATCAATCCTTATATTACTTTCCTAAATCTGGTTGAATTTGGAAACGTAAAAGATCCTTATTTGAATAAAGCTCTCGAATTAATTACAGGGCAAACTATGCGAACTACAGCAAAAACCGCCAATTCTTCTTTTTTATTAAAAATTGACAATCTTGCTGCATTAAACCCTACAAATACTGCCAAAGGTTTATATATAGAGGATATTAAAAGGTTGAAAAATCAATAA
- a CDS encoding nitroreductase family protein, whose amino-acid sequence MNLIENLKWRYATKAYSNIKVTEEKVDQILEAINLSASSCGLQSYRVFVVSNPEIQKKLGADSYNGQISSCSHLLVFAAFNDMSSSYIDDYILMTEKQRGLDAGALSGFRNGLHSYFSAINAEQKALWAAKQAYIALGTALIAAAELKVDATPIEGFSAAIIDGVLGLKQKGLHSTVILALGYRDSEKDYMATTKKVRLPIDEMITKVY is encoded by the coding sequence ATGAATTTGATAGAAAATTTAAAATGGCGCTACGCCACAAAAGCTTACAGTAACATTAAAGTAACAGAAGAAAAGGTCGATCAGATCTTAGAGGCTATAAATCTTTCAGCATCTTCTTGTGGTCTGCAATCTTACCGTGTTTTTGTTGTAAGCAATCCGGAAATTCAAAAAAAATTAGGTGCTGATTCGTATAATGGACAGATTAGCTCTTGCTCTCATTTGTTGGTTTTTGCTGCATTCAATGACATGTCTTCGAGTTACATTGACGATTACATTCTAATGACAGAAAAACAAAGAGGTCTTGATGCTGGTGCCTTATCAGGATTTAGAAATGGATTGCATTCCTATTTTAGCGCTATTAACGCAGAGCAAAAAGCACTTTGGGCAGCAAAACAGGCTTATATTGCACTAGGAACTGCACTTATTGCTGCGGCAGAATTGAAAGTGGACGCCACTCCTATCGAAGGATTTAGTGCCGCCATTATCGATGGGGTTTTGGGTTTGAAACAAAAAGGGTTGCATTCTACAGTTATCCTCGCTTTAGGATATCGGGATTCGGAAAAAGACTATATGGCAACTACCAAAAAAGTTCGTTTGCCTATAGATGAAATGATAACGAAAGTTTATTAA
- a CDS encoding DUF1852 domain-containing protein, whose translation MKANIQENRGINEKKNIEKTQNTIPNDFAFTLKSTCLDENYHPSSETRLTTNFANLARGGNRQQNLRNALNMINNRFNALAHVDNPKADRYLVELEIITVTMSIDDKNGINNLPLIEVLKTNIFDRKTSQHIEGIAGNNFSSYVRDYDFSILLIEHNKNKSNFCIPEKFGDLHGKLYKCFVSSATYKEHFKMSPIICLSVSSNKTYTRTEYQHPVLGFEYLQDQYSITDEYFSKMGLKVRFFMPQNSVAPMAFYHSGDLLADYTDLGLISSISTMETFQKIYRPEIYNANSVAGKIYQPTLKHEDYSLTRVDYDREERSQLAVEQGKYAEEYFIKPYKSLLEQWSANFIL comes from the coding sequence ATGAAAGCGAACATACAAGAAAATAGGGGAATAAACGAAAAGAAGAATATTGAAAAAACTCAGAATACAATCCCGAATGATTTTGCATTCACACTAAAAAGCACTTGTTTAGATGAAAACTATCACCCCTCAAGTGAAACGCGTTTGACAACCAATTTTGCAAACCTGGCCAGAGGAGGTAATCGCCAACAAAACTTGCGTAATGCCTTAAATATGATTAACAATCGATTCAATGCGTTGGCTCATGTAGATAACCCAAAAGCTGATCGTTACCTTGTAGAACTTGAAATCATCACAGTAACGATGAGTATTGATGATAAGAATGGTATTAACAATCTGCCGTTGATTGAAGTTTTAAAAACGAATATTTTTGACCGCAAGACTAGCCAGCATATCGAAGGTATCGCCGGAAATAATTTTTCGTCTTATGTTCGTGATTATGATTTCAGTATTTTATTGATCGAGCACAATAAAAATAAATCTAATTTTTGCATTCCTGAAAAATTTGGTGATTTACACGGAAAACTTTATAAGTGTTTTGTAAGTTCAGCCACTTATAAAGAGCACTTTAAGATGTCGCCGATCATTTGTCTAAGTGTATCGAGCAACAAAACTTATACTCGCACTGAGTATCAGCATCCGGTTTTGGGCTTTGAGTATCTGCAGGATCAGTATTCTATCACTGATGAATATTTCTCTAAAATGGGCTTAAAGGTTCGTTTTTTCATGCCTCAGAATAGTGTGGCACCGATGGCTTTTTATCATTCCGGAGATCTGCTTGCTGATTATACTGATCTTGGATTAATCAGCTCAATCAGTACGATGGAGACTTTTCAGAAGATTTATCGCCCTGAAATTTACAATGCAAATTCAGTGGCTGGAAAAATCTATCAACCTACTCTTAAACACGAAGATTATTCACTGACTCGCGTGGATTATGACCGTGAAGAGCGCAGCCAATTGGCTGTTGAACAGGGTAAATATGCTGAAGAGTATTTCATTAAGCCTTACAAAAGTCTCCTGGAACAATGGTCTGCTAATTTTATCCTTTAA
- a CDS encoding methionine synthase encodes MKKLLLPTSIVGSLPKPAWLAPPEKLWSPWKLEGDQLLEGKQDALRISLQEQQLADLDIICDGEQTRQHFVTTFIEHLSGVDFENRKTVKIRNRYDASVPVVVGEVARQKAVFVEDAKFLRKQTNKPIKWALPGPLTMVDTLYDDHYKSREKLAWEFAKALNEEARELQDAGVDIIQFDEPAFNVFFDEVNDWGMAALERAIEGLHCQTAIHICYGYGIQANTDWKKTLGSEWRQYEEIFPKIQKSKIDVVSLECHNSNVPLDLMELVRGKKVMVGAIDVATNTIETPEEVANTLRKALEFVDAENLYPSTNCGMAPLSRNIARGKLSALSAGAEIIRKELGI; translated from the coding sequence ATGAAGAAATTATTATTACCCACCTCTATTGTTGGAAGTTTACCCAAACCTGCTTGGCTTGCACCACCCGAAAAACTTTGGTCACCATGGAAATTAGAAGGCGATCAGCTACTTGAAGGAAAACAAGATGCTTTACGCATTTCTCTACAGGAACAACAATTGGCAGATCTGGATATCATTTGTGACGGTGAGCAGACACGCCAACATTTTGTAACGACTTTTATCGAGCATTTAAGCGGTGTAGATTTTGAAAATCGTAAAACTGTAAAAATCCGTAACCGTTATGACGCGAGTGTTCCAGTGGTTGTAGGTGAGGTTGCACGTCAAAAAGCAGTTTTTGTTGAAGATGCTAAATTTTTACGTAAACAGACTAACAAGCCTATAAAATGGGCATTGCCAGGCCCGCTGACAATGGTAGATACCTTGTACGACGACCATTATAAAAGCAGGGAAAAATTGGCGTGGGAATTTGCGAAAGCACTCAACGAAGAAGCAAGAGAACTTCAAGATGCAGGGGTAGATATTATCCAATTTGATGAACCTGCATTTAATGTGTTCTTTGATGAAGTAAACGATTGGGGAATGGCAGCATTAGAAAGAGCCATTGAAGGTTTACACTGTCAAACTGCGATTCATATTTGCTATGGTTATGGAATACAAGCAAATACTGATTGGAAAAAGACATTAGGTTCGGAGTGGCGACAATACGAAGAAATTTTTCCGAAAATTCAAAAATCTAAAATTGATGTGGTGTCTTTAGAATGTCACAACTCCAATGTGCCTTTAGATTTAATGGAACTTGTTCGCGGTAAAAAAGTAATGGTTGGCGCCATTGATGTGGCAACCAACACTATCGAAACACCAGAAGAAGTAGCGAATACCCTGCGTAAAGCGCTTGAGTTTGTAGATGCCGAAAATCTTTATCCTTCTACAAATTGCGGTATGGCTCCGCTATCTCGAAACATAGCCAGAGGCAAGTTAAGTGCTTTAAGTGCAGGAGCAGAAATTATACGCAAAGAACTTGGGATTTAG
- a CDS encoding bile acid:sodium symporter family protein: MKKLLEVLKKAGFDGFLLMIATMILMAYFLPKPGMVKEPISLEEIANAGVSLIFLFYGMRLSVEKLKAGLSNWKMHIVVQLTTFLFFPLIVLAFRPLFVNNAFELLWLGVFFLAALPSTVSSSVVMVSIAKGNIPAAIFNASISSLIGVVVTPIWVGLFIASATGDFDVTQIVIKLILQVLLPVIIGISLNSRFGAIAEKYKKQLKYFDQSVILTIIYTSFCKSFSEHLFEGFTALELAGLAAGMMALFFAVFFCVGLISRMLGFSDEDRITVLFCGSKKSLVHGTVMSKVLFQHSTITGIVLLPLMLYHALQLIAASIIAQGMARRK; encoded by the coding sequence TTGAAGAAATTATTAGAAGTATTAAAAAAAGCAGGTTTCGACGGTTTCCTGTTAATGATAGCCACCATGATTCTGATGGCTTATTTTTTGCCAAAGCCGGGTATGGTCAAAGAACCTATTTCGCTGGAGGAGATTGCCAATGCTGGCGTTTCATTGATTTTCTTGTTTTATGGCATGCGACTGAGTGTTGAAAAACTAAAAGCTGGACTTTCCAACTGGAAAATGCACATTGTCGTCCAATTGACAACCTTTTTGTTTTTTCCGCTCATTGTTTTGGCATTTCGCCCGTTGTTTGTCAATAACGCCTTCGAGCTGCTTTGGCTGGGTGTATTTTTTCTGGCAGCATTGCCGTCTACAGTTTCCTCTTCTGTGGTCATGGTTTCCATTGCCAAAGGAAACATTCCTGCAGCCATTTTCAATGCAAGCATTTCCAGTTTGATCGGAGTAGTCGTTACACCTATCTGGGTTGGGCTGTTTATAGCTTCTGCTACAGGTGATTTTGATGTTACTCAAATCGTCATAAAGTTGATTCTTCAAGTATTGCTGCCTGTCATCATTGGCATAAGCCTTAATTCCCGTTTCGGCGCCATTGCCGAAAAATACAAGAAACAGCTCAAATATTTCGACCAGTCAGTTATTCTAACGATTATTTACACGTCGTTTTGCAAGTCATTTTCCGAACATCTTTTTGAAGGCTTCACCGCCCTTGAACTTGCCGGACTCGCTGCAGGGATGATGGCGTTGTTTTTTGCCGTATTCTTTTGTGTCGGACTAATTAGCCGTATGCTTGGTTTTTCTGATGAAGACCGTATTACTGTCTTATTCTGCGGGTCTAAAAAGTCATTGGTACACGGCACCGTTATGTCAAAAGTACTTTTTCAGCACAGTACCATCACCGGCATCGTATTGCTGCCGCTCATGCTTTATCATGCCTTGCAATTAATTGCCGCAAGTATTATCGCTCAGGGTATGGCCCGACGAAAATAA
- a CDS encoding Lrp/AsnC family transcriptional regulator, translated as MEQIDDIDLQLLNILHDNSKYTVKELAKMVNLSASPVFERIKRLENSGYIKKYIALLDAEKLNRGFIVFCNIKLKQHDRNIGNQFVSDIMKIEEVVECYNISGDYDFLMKVSAKDMKHYQDFVFNKLGSVESIGSTQSTFVMSEIKNLYG; from the coding sequence ATGGAACAAATAGACGATATTGATCTTCAGTTATTAAATATATTACATGATAATTCTAAATACACTGTAAAAGAGCTTGCTAAAATGGTAAATCTTTCGGCATCGCCTGTTTTTGAGCGAATTAAAAGATTGGAGAACAGTGGTTATATTAAGAAGTATATAGCTTTGTTGGATGCAGAAAAACTAAACAGAGGGTTTATTGTTTTCTGTAATATCAAACTTAAACAGCACGATCGTAATATCGGGAATCAATTTGTTAGTGATATTATGAAAATAGAAGAAGTTGTAGAATGTTACAATATCTCAGGTGATTACGATTTTTTAATGAAAGTTTCTGCCAAAGACATGAAGCATTACCAAGATTTTGTATTTAATAAATTGGGATCAGTTGAAAGTATAGGGAGTACCCAAAGTACCTTTGTTATGTCGGAAATAAAAAATTTGTATGGATAA
- a CDS encoding TlpA disulfide reductase family protein: MKKQTYIIFLFFFINLIQAQKNSPDYFTLKGVLKNNYKGYLYVSYDDKNDSCLVENNKFSFKGHIQGNMTNVFFGLRGKTCVMKKEFFIENKNVKINLAFYEEIQDKDTTVFFHTTSIVGTKTALIQNDYEKFAASNLYAKNQHQNLYRKLNTMAVKNPKNYYVGNLVEEMCWDSTLDKNQLKKIYSKLDKKNQRESTIYIIEKKLYPKNDINVNDMVYDFELPDENNTVFKTASLKGKWYLIDFWATYCSICIAAFPKLQKIHDLYKDRNFEILAVSVDKDLKQWQNFLKEYDLKWKNLIEKRGIDDSEAVKKYISFTPSNFLINPEGKIVARNISPEDLEKFLKKNLK, from the coding sequence ATGAAAAAGCAAACCTATATTATTTTCCTATTTTTTTTTATTAATCTAATTCAAGCACAAAAGAATAGTCCAGATTATTTTACATTAAAGGGCGTTTTAAAAAACAATTACAAAGGGTATTTATACGTTTCTTATGATGATAAAAATGATAGTTGTTTAGTAGAAAATAATAAATTTTCTTTCAAAGGGCATATACAAGGTAACATGACAAATGTATTTTTCGGGTTGAGAGGAAAGACTTGTGTAATGAAAAAAGAATTTTTTATCGAAAATAAAAATGTTAAAATCAACTTAGCTTTTTATGAAGAAATCCAAGACAAGGATACGACAGTTTTTTTTCATACAACTTCAATTGTGGGTACAAAAACAGCTCTAATACAGAATGATTACGAAAAATTTGCTGCCAGTAATTTATATGCTAAAAATCAGCATCAAAATTTATACAGAAAGCTAAACACAATGGCAGTTAAAAACCCAAAAAATTATTATGTGGGTAATTTAGTAGAGGAAATGTGTTGGGATAGTACCCTGGATAAAAATCAATTAAAAAAAATATATAGCAAATTAGATAAAAAAAATCAACGAGAAAGCACTATTTATATTATAGAAAAAAAACTGTATCCTAAAAACGATATAAATGTAAACGATATGGTCTATGATTTTGAATTGCCGGATGAAAACAATACTGTATTTAAAACAGCATCTTTAAAAGGGAAATGGTATCTGATAGATTTTTGGGCAACCTATTGTAGTATTTGTATCGCTGCATTTCCTAAATTGCAAAAGATTCATGATTTATATAAAGACAGGAATTTTGAAATTTTAGCAGTTTCCGTTGATAAAGATTTGAAACAATGGCAAAATTTCTTGAAAGAATATGATCTAAAATGGAAAAATTTGATTGAAAAAAGAGGTATTGACGATAGCGAAGCTGTAAAAAAATACATTTCTTTTACCCCATCAAATTTTTTAATTAACCCCGAAGGCAAAATAGTTGCAAGGAATATTAGTCCCGAAGATTTAGAAAAATTCCTCAAAAAAAATTTAAAATAA
- a CDS encoding carboxypeptidase-like regulatory domain-containing protein, protein MSKFISNFLLLFFIFLSQFFYGQKFTFYTGLAPENETYLTKNKNTGSIPKITNLKIGKKLPETLDQYLPKVYDQGNQGSCTAFAVAEALSIRENFLNGITKNQVKGKKQIMYSPTYIWIMGNRDGNSNRNCSENGIAYSTAFGSLFTDQIVYWDTYPYPQDKPKNFCFESCPKEVLNKRLLDRKFSFDIVHIGVDQFKYLLNQGYPICIATKLDEGFYDALYVSEKKGRWTKRNPTSNKEHAMVIVDYDDDIKAFKVLDSHGDSVGDKGFIWMDYGLVNRNLDIGAVHGSYIVSFNKIAKNGPSVSIEVKNQPPSDIGGLIVLTNLIGSTLKGKIFSHDNIPIPGVSVVVQETKRGTQTDFDGEFTLDSITEDQTISISYIGMKGQVIKFKQRKFDVYENNTTIDWTKENYYRSFNGLRIGIIELNKKNNKILLSVVDEKSENLIINNIELSLDEEVEFNFDEKKFFIKLNEIKPAGNSINIFNKYAAFLQYRLESSREKLTQYY, encoded by the coding sequence ATGAGTAAATTTATATCAAATTTCTTATTATTGTTTTTCATATTTTTATCCCAATTTTTCTACGGACAAAAATTTACATTTTATACTGGATTAGCTCCTGAGAACGAAACATATCTAACAAAAAATAAAAATACAGGATCAATCCCCAAGATAACAAACTTAAAAATTGGTAAAAAATTACCTGAAACACTTGATCAATATCTACCTAAAGTATATGATCAAGGAAATCAAGGATCTTGCACCGCTTTTGCAGTTGCCGAAGCATTATCAATAAGAGAAAATTTTTTAAACGGAATTACAAAAAACCAAGTAAAAGGTAAGAAGCAAATAATGTATAGTCCTACTTATATTTGGATAATGGGTAATCGAGATGGAAACTCTAACAGGAATTGCTCTGAGAATGGAATTGCATACTCAACTGCATTTGGATCTCTTTTTACAGATCAAATTGTATACTGGGATACATATCCTTATCCACAAGATAAGCCAAAAAATTTTTGTTTCGAATCTTGTCCAAAAGAGGTTTTAAACAAACGACTTCTTGATAGAAAATTCTCTTTTGATATTGTACATATTGGTGTCGATCAATTTAAGTATTTATTAAACCAAGGATATCCCATTTGCATTGCCACTAAATTAGACGAAGGTTTTTATGATGCTCTGTATGTCTCAGAAAAAAAAGGAAGATGGACTAAACGTAACCCAACCTCAAACAAAGAACATGCTATGGTAATTGTAGATTATGATGATGATATTAAAGCCTTTAAAGTACTGGATTCTCATGGTGACTCCGTAGGAGACAAAGGATTTATATGGATGGATTACGGCCTTGTTAATAGAAATTTAGACATCGGCGCAGTACATGGTAGCTATATTGTATCTTTTAATAAAATAGCCAAGAATGGTCCGTCTGTAAGCATAGAAGTCAAAAATCAACCCCCTTCTGATATAGGTGGTCTTATTGTATTAACAAATTTAATTGGATCAACGTTGAAAGGTAAAATTTTTAGTCATGATAACATCCCTATACCGGGTGTTTCAGTAGTCGTACAAGAGACTAAACGTGGAACTCAAACCGATTTTGATGGGGAATTCACTTTAGATTCTATAACTGAAGATCAAACTATAAGCATTAGTTACATTGGCATGAAGGGTCAAGTAATAAAATTCAAACAGAGAAAGTTTGATGTGTACGAAAACAATACAACAATTGATTGGACAAAGGAAAACTATTATCGAAGTTTTAACGGTTTAAGAATTGGAATTATTGAATTAAACAAAAAAAATAACAAGATATTACTTTCAGTGGTAGATGAAAAATCAGAGAATTTAATAATTAATAACATTGAACTTAGTCTAGATGAAGAAGTTGAATTTAATTTTGATGAAAAAAAATTCTTTATTAAACTTAATGAAATAAAGCCTGCTGGAAACTCTATAAATATATTTAATAAATATGCCGCATTTCTCCAATATCGTTTAGAATCAAGTCGTGAAAAATTAACTCAATACTATTAA
- a CDS encoding adenine phosphoribosyltransferase, producing the protein MQLENYIRDIQGFPKEGILFKDITPLLNDPIATKECLKILVESLNGQKIDKVVGAESRGFFFGMLLAQELNAGFIPVRKPKKLPYETISASYELEYGTDSLEMHTDAIKKGDRVLIHDDVLATGGTAKAVCELVEKLGGEIVQCNFLMELSFLNGREKIKENPIFAAITY; encoded by the coding sequence ATGCAGTTAGAAAATTATATACGTGATATTCAGGGTTTTCCAAAAGAAGGAATTTTATTTAAAGATATAACTCCGCTACTAAATGACCCAATTGCGACTAAAGAATGCCTTAAAATTCTGGTTGAATCTCTTAACGGACAAAAAATCGACAAGGTAGTAGGAGCAGAAAGTCGTGGCTTTTTCTTCGGAATGTTGTTGGCGCAGGAGTTAAATGCCGGTTTTATTCCCGTAAGGAAACCAAAAAAGCTACCGTATGAAACAATTTCTGCATCATATGAATTAGAATATGGCACTGATAGCTTAGAAATGCACACAGACGCAATAAAAAAAGGAGACAGGGTTTTGATCCATGACGACGTTTTGGCGACAGGAGGGACGGCAAAAGCAGTTTGCGAATTAGTAGAGAAATTAGGCGGCGAAATTGTGCAATGCAATTTCCTTATGGAATTAAGTTTCCTGAACGGAAGAGAAAAAATTAAAGAAAATCCAATTTTTGCTGCAATAACCTACTAA
- a CDS encoding response regulator transcription factor, translated as MKPKNKIIIVDDHLLFSQSLELLINSFKDFEVINRFENGKVFISYLQENVDLEVDLILLDVNMPVLDGLSAMKWIKENRPSLKVIALSVNDDEEVIIKMLTNGAKGYLLKDTSPEIFRSGITSVIEKGFYFTELVSGMLVKKANSDSTKINLKDKEIIFIKHACTEKTYKEIASEMCLSPKTIDGYRECLFDKLEIKTRIGLVLYAIKHKIVLV; from the coding sequence ATGAAACCTAAAAACAAAATTATTATTGTAGATGACCATTTATTATTCTCACAATCACTAGAACTTTTGATCAATAGTTTTAAAGATTTTGAAGTAATTAACCGCTTTGAAAACGGAAAAGTATTCATTTCGTACTTACAGGAAAACGTCGACTTAGAAGTTGATTTAATTTTGTTAGATGTAAACATGCCTGTTTTAGATGGTTTAAGCGCCATGAAATGGATTAAAGAAAACAGACCTTCACTTAAAGTAATCGCTTTATCTGTAAATGATGACGAAGAAGTCATTATTAAAATGCTGACAAATGGTGCCAAAGGTTATTTGCTAAAAGACACATCTCCTGAAATTTTTAGAAGCGGAATTACATCTGTTATCGAAAAAGGATTTTACTTTACGGAATTGGTATCCGGAATGTTAGTCAAAAAAGCCAACAGTGATTCGACTAAAATCAATTTGAAGGATAAAGAAATCATTTTTATAAAACATGCGTGCACCGAAAAAACATACAAAGAGATTGCCTCAGAAATGTGTTTAAGTCCTAAAACAATTGATGGTTATCGGGAATGTTTATTTGACAAACTAGAAATCAAAACCCGAATAGGTTTGGTATTATATGCTATAAAACATAAAATTGTCTTAGTTTAA
- a CDS encoding histidine kinase, whose protein sequence is MKKKNSYLVDKMESELYFQSELIKTRIEIKDQTLSEISKELHDNIGQIISVGIMQLNMHINNEKVIQPNELRDLKEILAKSLDEIRILSRIINKDNLLQSNFIEAIKQDLERIKKLKKIQYKYTLSGEIPHICEEHDLFIYRIFQEALHNSLKHSHSDLFEVNITTTDDLFCLKIKDFGIGYDPLQTNSGIGLNNMKLRAKLIGATLIMNSDSSGTAVTLEYPLTEPDET, encoded by the coding sequence TTGAAGAAAAAAAATAGCTATCTGGTTGATAAAATGGAATCTGAACTTTATTTTCAATCTGAATTAATAAAAACCCGAATTGAAATAAAAGATCAGACGCTCTCTGAAATTAGCAAAGAACTACATGATAATATAGGCCAAATAATCTCTGTTGGAATTATGCAGCTAAATATGCATATCAATAATGAGAAAGTAATTCAACCAAATGAACTGCGTGATCTTAAAGAAATTCTAGCCAAATCTCTGGATGAAATAAGAATTTTGTCCCGAATTATAAATAAAGACAACTTACTGCAAAGCAATTTTATCGAAGCCATTAAACAGGATTTAGAGCGAATAAAGAAGCTTAAAAAAATTCAATATAAATATACTCTTTCAGGTGAAATTCCTCATATCTGCGAGGAACATGATTTGTTTATTTACCGAATTTTTCAAGAAGCGCTGCACAATAGTTTAAAACATTCGCACAGTGATTTGTTTGAAGTAAATATTACCACAACCGATGATTTATTTTGTTTAAAAATTAAAGATTTCGGAATTGGTTATGATCCGCTCCAGACAAATTCAGGAATAGGTTTAAACAACATGAAATTGAGAGCCAAATTAATTGGTGCAACATTAATTATGAATTCAGATTCGTCTGGAACCGCTGTAACACTAGAATATCCTTTAACTGAACCCGATGAAACCTAA